Proteins encoded by one window of Chryseobacterium foetidum:
- a CDS encoding glycosyltransferase gives MNKKISVIFILPDLETGGAERIVTTIANHLSRDRFEPKILLLRKEGGYLNFLKKDVEIIDINTERIRHSLKPILKEIYRRKPDIVFSGYGEVNAYLSMFIKLFPKTKFIARETNVVSQHVTKKEIKFFYHFYNNYQQIIAQSDDMMHDLVRNFKVNRSKIVKINNPVDFEFIDEKLTISRKPESFKYNYKNVVAIGNLSARKGFDNLLKVFSRLKNEKILLHILGDGRDREILHQMKDFLGLKNVFFHGKQENPYEFLKYADLFILSSRYEGFPNVLLEAGACGTYSLANNCPGGINEIIQHETNGEISDIENHEDFSQKIMQILHRSYDHDAIKNSIKSRFSKEIILDNYEKVLLDLMHKK, from the coding sequence ATGAACAAGAAAATTTCTGTCATATTTATTCTGCCGGATCTTGAGACCGGAGGTGCAGAAAGAATCGTTACCACCATTGCAAATCATCTCTCCAGAGATCGTTTTGAACCGAAGATTTTGCTTTTACGCAAAGAAGGCGGTTACCTGAACTTTCTGAAAAAAGATGTCGAAATTATCGATATCAATACCGAAAGGATTCGTCACTCTTTAAAACCAATTCTTAAAGAAATTTACCGCCGAAAACCGGATATTGTTTTTTCCGGATACGGAGAGGTGAATGCGTATCTTTCGATGTTTATCAAACTTTTCCCGAAAACAAAATTCATTGCGAGAGAAACCAATGTTGTCTCGCAACATGTAACCAAGAAGGAAATTAAATTTTTCTACCATTTCTACAATAATTACCAGCAGATTATCGCACAGAGTGATGATATGATGCACGATCTGGTCAGAAATTTTAAAGTCAACCGTTCGAAAATTGTCAAGATCAATAATCCTGTAGATTTTGAGTTTATTGACGAAAAGTTAACAATCTCCCGCAAACCTGAGAGTTTTAAATACAATTATAAAAATGTTGTAGCCATCGGCAATCTGTCTGCCAGAAAAGGTTTTGATAATTTGCTGAAAGTTTTTTCAAGATTAAAAAATGAAAAAATTTTGTTACACATATTAGGTGATGGCAGAGATCGTGAAATTCTTCACCAAATGAAAGATTTTCTGGGTCTGAAAAATGTGTTTTTTCACGGGAAGCAGGAGAATCCGTATGAGTTTTTGAAATATGCTGACCTGTTTATTCTATCGTCACGGTACGAAGGTTTTCCCAATGTTTTACTCGAAGCAGGAGCCTGCGGAACGTATTCTTTAGCCAACAACTGTCCTGGCGGAATCAATGAAATCATTCAGCACGAAACGAACGGCGAAATTTCTGATATTGAAAATCACGAAGATTTCTCACAAAAAATTATGCAGATTCTGCATCGGTCTTACGATCATGATGCCATAAAAAATTCTATAAAATCGAGGTTTTCAAAGGAAATTATTTTGGATAATTATGAAAAGGTTTTGCTGGATTTGATGCATAAAAAATAG
- the lpdA gene encoding dihydrolipoyl dehydrogenase, which translates to MSQFDVTVIGSGPGGYVAAIRAAQLGFKVAIIEKYSTLGGTCLNVGCIPSKALLDSSEHFENAKHNFENHGIIINEPKADIARMIARKNEVVEQTTKGINFLMDKNKITVFEGLGSFESATQVKVTKNDGSSETIESKYTIIATGSKPSSLPFITLDKERVITSTEALNLKEIPKHLVVIGGGVIGLELGSVYLRLGAQVTVVEFMDKIIPTMDGALSKELTKVLKKQGMKFMLSTAVSAVERNGDSVKITAKDKKGEEVTVEGDYCLVSVGRRPFTDGLGLEKAGVELDERGRIKTNDHLQTNVANIYAIGDVIKGAMLAHKAEEEGVFVAETLAGQKPHINYNLIPGVVYTWPEVAGVGKTEEQLKEEGVAYKIGTFPMRALGRSRASGDIDGLVKIIADEKTDEVLGFHMIGARAADLVAEGVIAMEFRASAEDIARSSHAHPTYAEAVKEAALDATGKRALHM; encoded by the coding sequence ATGAGTCAATTCGATGTTACCGTAATAGGTTCTGGTCCCGGAGGTTATGTAGCTGCAATCCGCGCTGCACAATTAGGTTTCAAAGTAGCAATTATTGAAAAGTATTCAACTTTAGGCGGAACCTGTCTTAACGTTGGATGTATTCCTTCAAAAGCGCTTTTAGACAGCTCTGAGCATTTCGAAAATGCAAAACACAATTTCGAAAACCACGGAATTATCATTAACGAGCCAAAAGCCGACATCGCAAGAATGATTGCGAGAAAAAATGAAGTGGTAGAGCAGACTACAAAAGGAATCAACTTCCTGATGGACAAAAATAAAATCACTGTTTTTGAAGGTCTTGGAAGCTTTGAATCTGCAACTCAGGTAAAAGTGACTAAAAACGATGGTTCATCTGAAACTATCGAATCAAAATATACCATCATCGCAACGGGTTCTAAACCTTCATCGCTCCCGTTCATCACTTTAGATAAGGAAAGAGTGATCACTTCTACTGAAGCTTTAAATTTAAAAGAAATTCCTAAGCATTTGGTAGTGATCGGTGGTGGAGTTATCGGTCTTGAATTAGGTTCAGTTTACTTAAGACTTGGCGCTCAGGTGACTGTAGTTGAATTTATGGATAAAATCATTCCTACAATGGATGGAGCTTTAAGCAAGGAATTGACTAAAGTTCTGAAAAAGCAGGGAATGAAATTCATGCTTTCTACAGCGGTTTCAGCAGTTGAAAGAAACGGAGATTCCGTAAAAATTACAGCGAAAGATAAAAAAGGAGAGGAGGTAACTGTTGAAGGAGATTACTGTTTGGTTTCTGTGGGAAGAAGACCTTTCACAGATGGACTTGGTTTGGAAAAAGCAGGTGTTGAATTGGACGAAAGAGGAAGAATCAAAACAAACGACCATTTGCAGACCAACGTGGCAAATATTTACGCCATTGGAGATGTAATTAAAGGAGCAATGTTGGCTCACAAAGCTGAAGAAGAAGGTGTTTTTGTTGCTGAAACTTTAGCCGGACAAAAACCTCACATCAATTATAATTTAATTCCTGGAGTGGTTTACACATGGCCGGAAGTTGCCGGAGTTGGTAAAACTGAAGAGCAGTTGAAGGAAGAAGGTGTTGCTTACAAAATCGGAACCTTCCCAATGAGAGCTCTGGGTAGAAGCCGTGCAAGTGGTGACATCGATGGTTTGGTAAAAATTATTGCTGACGAAAAAACAGATGAGGTTTTAGGTTTCCACATGATTGGAGCAAGAGCTGCAGATTTGGTTGCTGAAGGTGTAATTGCAATGGAATTCCGTGCAAGTGCTGAAGATATCGCAAGAAGTTCTCACGCACACCCAACGTATGCTGAAGCGGTGAAAGAAGCTGCTTTGGATGCTACAGGGAAGAGAGCTTTGCACATGTAA